Part of the candidate division KSB1 bacterium genome, CCCGGCAGGAACCATCGGACTTGGGCGCCCTCAGGGCGTTCAGTCTACCCCGCACCCTCCTCTCGGCGCTTTCGCGAACGGAGCACGTATTGACCAAGACGACCTCGGCTGCGGACAGGGACTCTGCGGCCTGGTAGCCAGCAGCATGCAAGATGCCGGCCACCAGTTCCGAGTCGTACTTGTTCATCTGGCAGCCGTATGTCTCAATCCAGTATGTGCGTTCTCTGTCGCTCATAGCACTGGATCAAGGGGACGCCCCTTGTCGAAAGCGGCACCCCCTCAATCATCCTCGTCGCGCGCCCCAACCACCGCAGGCCGTGCACTGCTGATTGGCCAGTGCCGCGCCGGCAACACCGTAGCGCGGGCCTGGGCATCAAGAAGATGGCCCCCCAGGGTGCAGTCTTCTCCAAGCGCATCGACATAGACGACTGCGAGCACATTGCGCAGGTCGCGTGTCCCCTTCGGAACGCGAACCCTCAAGTAGTTGTCGCTCAATCCGTGGGCCCAGCCATCTGCTTCGCGCTCGAAGAGCACCTGCAAACGGCGCCCCACAAAGCTTGCGGCAAATTCCATTCGCTTCTTTGCCCCCAATGCGCGCAAACGAGCCGCTCTCTGCTCGGCCACGGGCGGGGGTACCTCATTACCCAGCTCTGCCGCCGCAGTGTGCGGCCGCTTCGAATAGCGAAACACATGCAAGTAAGTCAAAGGAGCCTTCTCCACGCATTCCACCGTGGCGCGGAAATCGCGATCCTGCTCCCCTGGGTAGCCGACAATTACGTCGCTGCCGATGCTCGCTTCCGGAAAGGCGGCGCGCAGGTTCCTTAGGCAGTCCAGGAATTCGCCGGCCGAATATGGCCGTCGCATCGAGGCCAAGATCGCATCGCTGCCGCTTTGCAGCGGCACGTGAAAATGGCGACAGACCTGCCGGTGCCCAGCGATGACCTGCAGAAGGGGCCCACTGATTTCCGTGCACTCCAGTGAACTGAGACGGAAGCGGACCTCGGGCAGCGCGCTGCACAGACGGTCAAGCAGTGCCGGCAAGTCGGTGCACGGCTGCAGGTCGCGCCCGTACGCGCCAATGTGCACGCCGGTGAGGACGAGCTCTTTGTGGCCCCGTTCGGCCAGTTGAGTTGCTCTTGCTAACACATCCTCCACCTCGGCACTACGTGCAGGCCCGCGCGCCAGCGGCACGGTGCAATAGCTGCAGCCGGCGTCGCATCCGTCCTGAATTTTCAGGAAGGCACGCGTGCGTGGGGTCGCATTCCCCGCACAAGGGGCAACGAAACAATGTTCTGGCCCTGCAAGACGCACCAGCGGCTCCTTGCGCTTGCGGCCCCCATTCAGGTAATCAAAGAGCTGGAATTTCGCTTCGGCGCCCAAGACCACATCCACACCCGGCAGGGCCGCGAGCTGCTCAGGGGCAAGTTGCGCATAGCAGCCCGTTACGACGAGAAACGCCTGAGGCAGCTCTCTGGCGGCGCGTCGCACTGCCTGGCGGGAGCATGCATCCGTCCGCTGCGTGACGCTACAGGTGTTGATCACCACCACATCGGCGGGAGCGCCAAAGGGCACGAGTCGAAAGCCCTTACGGCAGAACTCCTCCGCCAACATGGAACCTTCGGCTTGATTGAGCTTGCAGCCCAGGGTGTAGATAGCTACTCTGCGCACAACGTCCAAATGGCGTTGTCGGGCCGCAAAGCGGACCCGACACCCTCCAAGTCATCACACTGACCGCAGTTGCTCCTCCACCAGAGGAACCATGAGCTCTGCGTCACTGACCGACATCAGCCCCTGCCTCGTCTCCAGCGGCAGCGCCCTTCTCCTCTGCAGGCG contains:
- the mtaB gene encoding tRNA (N(6)-L-threonylcarbamoyladenosine(37)-C(2))-methylthiotransferase MtaB, encoding MRRVAIYTLGCKLNQAEGSMLAEEFCRKGFRLVPFGAPADVVVINTCSVTQRTDACSRQAVRRAARELPQAFLVVTGCYAQLAPEQLAALPGVDVVLGAEAKFQLFDYLNGGRKRKEPLVRLAGPEHCFVAPCAGNATPRTRAFLKIQDGCDAGCSYCTVPLARGPARSAEVEDVLARATQLAERGHKELVLTGVHIGAYGRDLQPCTDLPALLDRLCSALPEVRFRLSSLECTEISGPLLQVIAGHRQVCRHFHVPLQSGSDAILASMRRPYSAGEFLDCLRNLRAAFPEASIGSDVIVGYPGEQDRDFRATVECVEKAPLTYLHVFRYSKRPHTAAAELGNEVPPPVAEQRAARLRALGAKKRMEFAASFVGRRLQVLFEREADGWAHGLSDNYLRVRVPKGTRDLRNVLAVVYVDALGEDCTLGGHLLDAQARATVLPARHWPISSARPAVVGARDEDD